In Hyperolius riggenbachi isolate aHypRig1 chromosome 10, aHypRig1.pri, whole genome shotgun sequence, a genomic segment contains:
- the ATP5MK gene encoding ATP synthase membrane subunit K, mitochondrial, which produces MGGHETGTYNFTGIKKYFNSYTLVGRRNCVLATYGTIAGIILFFKLKPKKKAAVTEKVAEK; this is translated from the exons ATGGGAGGACACGAAACCGGAACGTACAACTTCACTGGCATAAAGAAGTACTTCAATTCATACACTCTGGTTGGCAGGAGGAAT tGTGTACTGGCTACGTATGGAACAATAGCAGGAATCATTctgttttttaaattaaaaccTAAGAAGAAAGCTGCAGTAACAGAGAAAGTAGCAGAGAAATAA